The Haladaptatus sp. R4 DNA segment ACAATCCGATCCCAGAGACCCCCGTCCTGTTCTCGAAGTTTCCGACCGCGGTTACCGGCCCGGACGACGAGATTCGCTGGGACCCCGACCTCACCGAGAAGGTCGACTACGAGGCAGAGTTCGTCGTCGTCATCGGGCGCGAGGCACGGCGTGTGAGTCGAGCGGACGCGCTCGACCACGTCGCGGGATTCCTCGTCGGCAACGACGTCTCCGCTCGGGACTTACAGCACGGGGACGGACAGTGGGTGCGCGGAAAGAGTCTCGACTCCTTTGCACCCATCGGGCCGGAACTCGTGACGACAGACGAAGTATCCGACCCGCACGATTTGGACATCTGGGCGGAAGTCAACGGCGAGCGACTCCAGGATTCCTCGACGTCGAACCTCATCTTCGGCATCGACGAACTCGTCTCCTTCTGTAGTCAAGCGTTCACGCTCGAACCGGGCGACCTGCTCTTCACCGGAACGCCGCCCGGTGTCGGCGTGTATCGGGAGCCACCGGTGTTGTTGTCGGACGGCGACGAGGTCACCGTCGGCGTGGAAGAACTCGGCGAACTCACGAACACCTGCGCGTTCGACTGACGCGTTTGTGCGGGACGTTCGTGCGCTCCCTCGTCATTGTGGGGGACTTTCGTGCGCTCCCTCGTCATTGTTCAAGACGTTCGGCGCTCCCCTGTCATCGAACGCGGCAAAGAATATCGAATCGGAACCGTCAGTCGGAGAAGCCGAACACGTCGCGGGGGTTCTCGAACACCACTTTTCGAATCGACTCCGTGTCGATGCCGTACCGGTACAGTTCGAACATCGCTCGTTTTATCGCGTCCGGGTCAGTGCGAAGGACGTTGGCGCAGTCGGTGTCGATCATGATCCGCTCCGGTCCGTACTCGTCGATGGCGTTCGCGACGTCCGCCGGTCCGACGCCGACGAGCCACGAGTGACCGATGGTGAAACTGAGGTAGCAGTCGGTCTCGCGCATGAGGTAATCGACGTTGTTCCGGTCGGCGTGAGACGCGACGACTCGCTCCTCGGGCAGTCCGACGGCGCGCGCTCCTCGACGTCCATCTCGACGGCCCGTAACGCCGGGTTCTCTCCCGTGATGACGGGGTCCTGTCCCAACGAGGTGTTCTTCTCGTACCCCGGGATACCGAATTCCGGGCGATAGGACCGCCCGGACGAACCGGACTGGTTCGGCGTGTGAAGGATGATCGGCAGGCCGTGACGGTCGGCGAGTTCCATCTGGGCGCGAACGATGGCGCGCTGTTCGTCCACGTCCCAGGCTTCGACGTGTTGGGCGGGCGTGACTCCCGTCTCCCCGACGGCGACGACTTCGTCCAACTCGCAGTACCGGTCCATGGCCTCGACGAGTTCGTCCGGGTTCTCTATCCGGACCCCGGTGTGGATACCCAGTCCGAGTCGCGCCTCGAAGAAGTGGTTGCGCTCTATCGCCGCCCGACGGTTGATAGCGTCGTCCCAGAGAAACCGTACGTCCTCGGCACGAACCGGTTTGTAGGGAGTCCAGTGATAGCCGGACGCGACCATGACCATCCCCTCGCATCCCGAGAGCGCGTAGCGTTCCCGGTCGTCCCAGGAGAGGGTGTGTGCGTGATTGTGCCCGTCGAACCAGGGTAAATTGAGGAGTTCCCGTGGGTACGAGCGGTCGTCTTCGTCCAGATACTCCGCGTCAGTCGGTCTCTTCGTTGGATTCGTCGAATTCATGTGTAGGCTCGGAAGCGTCAACTGGCCGCGCTGCGACGCCCAGATTTCACCTAGTACGCCGTTCGTCCGGTACCCACTTAGCGTTTGACGGTACGGTAAAACGAACCCCGTGACGAGGAGTTCCGACGAACGGTCGGTCACTTATTGTCCACCGGGCCGTGAGTACCAAATTGTCGTTCGATTCATCGCCATTAGTGTTGTTTGATTACTACAATATTGATCGGGTAGATTCGGCTATCGACCGGACGTCAAACACGTGTGTTCGGGTCGCGGGTCGGCTTCGATGACCACGATGTGAGTGAGATGATATAGTGATATTCGTCCATCTATACATAGGATAATCGGCCATTTCGTATGTTGTGAACCCAAATTTTTGATTTTCGACAGATATGGAGTTGTGTAAAGACCCACCCGAAGATCGGAAGCGGAAGGAGAACGTGCTGTCTTCATTCGGGTCGAAATCGATGGAGAGTGGACGTTGTATTGTGTGATGATTGCGATACTGTAGCAAAATCTTGACCTCCCGTTAGGGGAAGATCAAAGGAAACGGGAACCGACATTAGCTGGATCGTGGACACGTTATGACCCTTGGTCGCGAGCGTTCGTGGGTCGCCTTCGATCCCGGTTCGCCGAAACAGTTTAACCCGGATTGTTCGAAACACGTCGTAGACGATGGGACAGACCACTTCGCTTGCCGAGGAGTCGATGATCGAGGACCGACCCCGTCGCGGCCGGACGGGCGACGATCACGAGATGGTCGGACACAGGACGACCGAACGTCCCGTGGGTGACCGGTAGATGGTCGGTGAAGCCCGCCATCCGGATACCGATACCGGTCCCCTCGACGGTGTCACGGTTCTCGATGCGTCTCGCGTCCTCGTCGGTCCGTTCTGCACCATGCAGTTGGGGGACCTCGGCGCGGACGTCATCAAGATAGAACAACCGGGCGTCGGTGATCAGACGCGCGGGTGGCATCCACCGACGTACGGCGAATCGGACGAGAGCGCGTACTACCTCAGCGTGAACCGTAACAAGCGTTCGATGACGCTCGACCTCGCGAGCGACGACGGCCGCGCGCTCTTCCGCGACCTCGCGAGCGAAGCCGACGTCGTCGTCTCGAACTTCCGTGTCGGCACGATGGAGGAGTGGGAACTCGATTACGCGACGCTCCGGGAGGACAATCCCGGCCTCGTCTACTGTGCCCTCTCGGGATACGGTGAATGGGGACCGGACAAGGACCGTCCCGCCTACGACCTCATCATGCAGGCGGAAGGGGGACTGATGAGCATCACCGGCGAAGCCGACGGTGCCCCCGTTCGGGTGGGTGTCGCCATCGCCGACATCGGCGCGGGGATGTACGCCACACAGGCCATCCTCGCCGCGCTCCTCGAACGCGAACTCGGCGACGGGACCGGCCAAAAGATCGACGTTTCGCTGCTCGACGGGCAGGTCGCGTGGATGAGTTACATGGCCTCCAACTACTTCGCGACGGGGACACCACCGGGTCGGATGGGCAGCAAACATCCGACCCTCGCGCCGTATCAAGCGTTTCCGACGATGGACGGATACGTCATCGTCGCGGTTCCCTCGCCGAACCTCTGGCCGAAGTTCTGCGCCGCCATCGACCGCGAGGAACTCGTCGATGACGACCGGTTCGCGACGAACGCGGACCGCGTCGAGAACCGCGATGCGCTCGATACGGCGCTCGAACCGGCCTTCGAGGCTGCCACGACCGAAGAGATTCTCTCCCTGATGGACGAGTACGGCGTTCCGGCGAGCGACGTCAAGGACATGGAGGACGTCTTCGAGAACCCGCAGGTCGCCGCACGGGACATGCAGTGGTCGGTCTCCCACCCGACCGCAGGCGAGGTCGAGATGGCGGGAAGCCCGATGCACCTCTCGAAGACACCGGCGGGGGTCCGTACGCACCCACCGCTCCTCGGCGAACACACGGAAGAAATCCTCTCCGAGTACGGATATACGGAAGCGGATATCGAGCGACTGTCCGATGAGGGTGTTCTCTGACCGGCCGTCACATTTCGTCGGGTAAGATGAAGATACCGCTCCCGACCATCGCACCGATGCCGGTAGCTGTCGTCGATACCAGACCGAGGTCGCGTTCGCGGTCCTTGGGCATCGACTCCTTCAACACGTTTTGCGGTCCCTGGACGCCGACTCCTCCCATCGACATGGCCGGGCGCTGTACCGTTACCGTCCCACCGAGACGGGACCAACGGGCCACTCGACATCGAGTCGAAGGCGGTTACTCTCACCGAAGACCATCAAAACAAATGCGGCGTCGTTTCGCACGACATCGTCGCTACATCGTCGTCGTGGTCGCCGTCATCTCGCTTGGAGCGTCAACCGTCGGCAGAAGATCGAAGGCCTGTGCCTTGTCGCTCGTCTGCAGGAGCCCGACGGCGAACGCCGAAACCACCGTACCGCTTTCGAGGGTCACGTCGAACGTGGCGGCGGCCTCGTTCGTACCTGCGGGTCGGATCTCGATGGTGTACGACCCCGCGGGTACCTCGACGTAATCGCTGGCGTTGCCGAACTCCAATCCTTTGACGAGGACGTCGCCGTCCGCTGCGATATCGACCGCCGGTGCGTCGGGCGAGAGGTGAACCGCCCGCAAGCGCGCCTGGTCTCCGGACGGCACTTGGTTCTCGTCGACGAACACGAACGCCTGCGGACTGTCGAGTGTTCCCCCGGCAGCGATCGTGTAATCGGTGTTCGCATCGAGGGCGACCTGCTCGTCGATGACCGCACTCCCCCGCCCTTGCCCCGCTGGCGCGACCTGTACGGTGTGTTTCCCCGCGTCGAGTTCGAGATAGTCGCTCACGTCTTTGAACGCGACGTTCTCAAGGACTCGATTTCCGTCGACGTAAACGTCCACTTCCGGGGCGTCCGGAATCGCGTGGATGACCCGAACGCGACTCGTGTTCCCGCTTTGACTGCTAGTCATCTCCTGGGCGCTCGAAATCCCCCCGAGAATGGGGATGCTGCTCACGCCGATGATTTTGAGTACCTGACGTCTGGTTTGCTTCATTTTGGTTCCCCCAACCGATACTCGACTTGTTATCTAAAAATGATATTCCCGGACCAGTTTGGTCGGGGCATCGTCGTACGAACATCTATCCGGCACTCGGACGGGATCGTCCAAGTGGTTACATTTAAACATATCACTCCGGGAGATTTCATCAAATTTATCGATGAAAGCAATTTACTGCGAAGTCGATCCATCGTCGTCCCTTTTGGAGTCCCTACGCCGTAGAACGCCGGTCGAGGACGGTTTACAGTCTTACCACGAGACCGTTGCCATCCCGTTCGTACGTCGTGTCGAACTGATCCGAGCGGTCACGCATCGTCTTCCGGAGCCAAGCCGCCTGGTTCTCGGTCGGGGGGGAGACGCCGTCGTCGATATGGAACGGAACGAGCCGGATTTTCTCGAAACTCCCGCCGTCGAGCGTGAGTTCGAACAGATAGCTGTCGTGATTTCCCAGGTCGTCCTTGATGCCGAAGTCATCGACGAGGTCGCCGGTATCGTGGAGGATAACGCCGTCGCCGTACCGCTCGACGGCTTGGACGACGTGCGCGCTGTGGCCGTGAACGAGGTCCGCACCCTGATCGACGAGCCAGTGGCCGAACGCGACGAGTCGGTCGCTGGGTCTCTCGATCCAGTTCTCCCCCCAATGGAGCGAGACGACGAGGAGGTCCGGATTCCCGGATTTGGCGCGTTCGATGGCGTCCCCGACGAGTCGTCTGGTCCGCCGGTTCCGGGGGTCGGTCTCGGCCCACGCGATTCCCGGTCGGTCGCTGGCGGCGGCGTACACCTCGTACTCGTCCGAGAACGAAACGACGGCGACGTCGATGTCCCCCACGGAAAACGTGGCCGGTTCCCACGCGGCCGACGGGGTTGCGCCGGTGCCCGCGTTCTCGATACCGCCGTCGTCGAGCGCGTCTATCGTGTCGGTCAGGGCCACTGCGCCGAAATCCATCGCGTGATTGTTCGCCAGGTTCGTGAACCGAACGTTTCCTGCGTCGAGCGCAGGGACTGCCCAGTCGGGATTTCCCCGGAAGTAGTACACACGGTCGGGAAACCGTTCACCGCGCTTCGAGAGAGAGCATTCGAGGTTACAGAAGACGCCGTCGAGGGCGTCGAGTCGTGGCTGAAAGTCCCCCCAGATCGTCGCGGGATCGACACCCGCATCGCCGTAGATACGGTTGAGACTGCGTCCGACCATCGCGTCCCCGGCGAATCCGATGGTCGTTTCGTGCGTTCCGCGACCGTCGGTCGGACGGGCC contains these protein-coding regions:
- a CDS encoding fumarylacetoacetate hydrolase family protein, giving the protein MRLGQYTATNDEAPWTGARLDERTVVNLAEAGAAAGVDLPETSTDLLATWEWEAKVDLALERAAASGEGTYDFDDLTRYAPVTNPEKVVCVGLNYRDHAEEGDNPIPETPVLFSKFPTAVTGPDDEIRWDPDLTEKVDYEAEFVVVIGREARRVSRADALDHVAGFLVGNDVSARDLQHGDGQWVRGKSLDSFAPIGPELVTTDEVSDPHDLDIWAEVNGERLQDSSTSNLIFGIDELVSFCSQAFTLEPGDLLFTGTPPGVGVYREPPVLLSDGDEVTVGVEELGELTNTCAFD
- a CDS encoding CaiB/BaiF CoA-transferase family protein, with amino-acid sequence MVGEARHPDTDTGPLDGVTVLDASRVLVGPFCTMQLGDLGADVIKIEQPGVGDQTRGWHPPTYGESDESAYYLSVNRNKRSMTLDLASDDGRALFRDLASEADVVVSNFRVGTMEEWELDYATLREDNPGLVYCALSGYGEWGPDKDRPAYDLIMQAEGGLMSITGEADGAPVRVGVAIADIGAGMYATQAILAALLERELGDGTGQKIDVSLLDGQVAWMSYMASNYFATGTPPGRMGSKHPTLAPYQAFPTMDGYVIVAVPSPNLWPKFCAAIDREELVDDDRFATNADRVENRDALDTALEPAFEAATTEEILSLMDEYGVPASDVKDMEDVFENPQVAARDMQWSVSHPTAGEVEMAGSPMHLSKTPAGVRTHPPLLGEHTEEILSEYGYTEADIERLSDEGVL
- a CDS encoding DUF4397 domain-containing protein yields the protein MKQTRRQVLKIIGVSSIPILGGISSAQEMTSSQSGNTSRVRVIHAIPDAPEVDVYVDGNRVLENVAFKDVSDYLELDAGKHTVQVAPAGQGRGSAVIDEQVALDANTDYTIAAGGTLDSPQAFVFVDENQVPSGDQARLRAVHLSPDAPAVDIAADGDVLVKGLEFGNASDYVEVPAGSYTIEIRPAGTNEAAATFDVTLESGTVVSAFAVGLLQTSDKAQAFDLLPTVDAPSEMTATTTTM
- a CDS encoding CapA family protein, which translates into the protein MTDTRRAYLSTIGTVVVGGCLGNRAGSTTGGGSSPSSDTRATGQETTDATDSSRARPTDGRGTHETTIGFAGDAMVGRSLNRIYGDAGVDPATIWGDFQPRLDALDGVFCNLECSLSKRGERFPDRVYYFRGNPDWAVPALDAGNVRFTNLANNHAMDFGAVALTDTIDALDDGGIENAGTGATPSAAWEPATFSVGDIDVAVVSFSDEYEVYAAASDRPGIAWAETDPRNRRTRRLVGDAIERAKSGNPDLLVVSLHWGENWIERPSDRLVAFGHWLVDQGADLVHGHSAHVVQAVERYGDGVILHDTGDLVDDFGIKDDLGNHDSYLFELTLDGGSFEKIRLVPFHIDDGVSPPTENQAAWLRKTMRDRSDQFDTTYERDGNGLVVRL